Proteins from a single region of Rhipicephalus sanguineus isolate Rsan-2018 chromosome 5, BIME_Rsan_1.4, whole genome shotgun sequence:
- the LOC119394063 gene encoding protein artichoke, whose translation MVPFRLRGTLVLQRATSHRCLMPRWHWLLTCILPLLSTMLLLMTTVGAEEAKEEMCPSWNRKPWCPCYEFDSDVFLECNSVTPDQIRSTLFEIHSPVKMLSIYNLRSNITTLPAGFFVNRTISRLFVSNTQLENVEDGVFEGLEDFLETLSLTQSKLKHVPKGALKDLRSLRSLELSSNNIGALESYVFYGLQLTNLQLSKNNITEITEYAFGGLENSLEELNLIDSGQKEFPLNALRRLRSLKALRLAENDIKDIPDDGFTRFTALQRLDLSSNRIRELNERSFVTMPRLNSLSLHMNQLSDLDDSCFIHLLELEALDLSQNIIHTLGRKVLAPLRRLRTIELSSNHLHSIESGTFRNMTHLREVLLSNNNILRITNDTFLNSSQISALFLANNAITQIEIAAFYPLPHLFQLHLSHNQLRSIHPTMFKNNRELRSLSLDSNLIADLLPGTFQELVELRDLRLENNLLKKIRKGVFYSLPNLQELHLQFNRIETIENEAFQSLANLQHLNLHGNRLTDVGDILSRYPSSLRSLILTQNEISNMHTDSMSGLNKVDILWLDWNKLKRIKKQIFRDLIEVDRLHLNHNEIIAIEDGAFERMVKLRALYLEYNTLSHVNTDMFRGAESLEELYLSHNNIMDIEPQTFQSLKKLRILHMSHNQIYVIRKYMFEGQIPLQELFLSSVMAEDVEAGSFLDLSSLTHLDLSNNKLISARVDFLYLPSVKELDLSGNNLTGVHDNIFYGLSSLETLKVENTEISPITSKLFEPLSQLRVLNIKGNALDSLDGTELRGLVNVTELHLDGNNLRSLPLVSESLPNLQLLSLSENKIATIPSNAFKGNVELTKINLTDNIISAISKGAFRGLPNLKVLDLTHNSLFSINSTITDDLGTLQVLSLDGNNFTFIPNSLLTSNMEELTTLTLNRNPLIRFREDFTTEGSLPALRTLSIDHGNISIIASNDFLGFPSLSMLSLRHNNIIKVSPGAFKPLKKLQVLDLGYNAIEILPSERFQGIDHLQVINLTRNNIADVSRFGTDLQRLEHLDLSFNKVSRIHEGVFSSVYGLKGLWLRDNQIVWIAVNAFANLTALVSLDLRNNRLAYLSSSVLQPIEVRLGELLLHGNPFHCDCRLLGLWEWLQDHPRLNTRQPSCAQPDKLANQSVASLHPVDFCPAPLMTSAEVRRLDHDRLQLEWDVQNGTLIGGFLVTYHATSEPAPAAGASLEPGVRRYEVDGLRSETWYTVCVTATGKYLRSLGRPTPYTADVERPYDMSTNNRKCLQVRTLARTDRTRVTLSTLGMILGGSVSAVLILVLAVLLTALKFRRRRRRRRPAKAQEVPQEYISYRHFSIQSNDGVYS comes from the exons ATGGTCCCTTTCCGGCTGCGCGGGACTCTGGTCCTGCAGCGAGCCACGTCACATCGCTGTCTTATGCCAAGGTGGCATTGGCTGCTAACCTGCATCTTGCCCCTGCTGAGTacgatgctgctgctgatgacgaCCGTCGGCGCCGAGGAGGCCAAGGAAGAGATGTGCCCATCTTGGAACAGGAAGCCCTGGTGCCCGTGCTACGAGTTCGACAGTGACGTATTCCTCGAGTGCAACTCCGTCACGCCTGACCAAATACGGAGTACCCTGTTCGAAATTCACAGCCCCGTCAAGATGCTCAGCATATACAACCTGCGGTCCAACATAACCACGCTGCCAGCCGGATTCTTCGTCAACAGGACTATTTCGCGACTGTTCGTGTCGAATACTCAGCTGGAGAACGTGGAAGACGGCGTTTTCGAGGGCCTGGAAGACTTCCTCGAAACTTTATCGCTGACGCAAAGTAAACTGAAGCACGTTCCCAAAGGAGCACTGAAAGACCTCAGGTCACTTCGGTCTCTCGAGCTAAGTTCAAACAACATCGGCGCACTTGAAAGCTACGTTTTTTACGGACTTCAGCTAACAAACCTACAACTTTCAAAGAACAACATTACCGAGATCACAGAATATGCGTTCGGAGGGCTCGAGAACAGCCTCGAGGAACTGAACCTAATAGACAGCGGTCAAAAAGAGTTTCCGTTAAACGCCCTCAGAAGGCTTCGGAGCCTCAAAGCACTGAGACTCGCTGAAAATGACATCAAGGACATACCGGACGACGGATTTACAAGATTCACTGCACTGCAACGGCTAGACCTAAGTTCAAATCGCATCCGCGAACTGAACGAGAGAAGCTTTGTGACCATGCCGCGACTAAACTCATTGTCGCTTCACATGAACCAGCTGAGTGACCTAGATGACTCGTGCTTCATCCATCTTCTAGAGCTGGAAGCACTGGACCTCAGCCAGAACATCATTCACACGCTCGGTCGCAAAGTCCTGGCACCTCTGAGAAGGTTAAGAACCATCGAGCTGAGTTCCAATCACCTGCACAGCATAGAAAGTGGCACCTTCCGAAACATGACTCATCTTCGTGAAGTCCTCCTCAGCAACAATAACATTCTGAGGATAACAAACGATACCTTTCTAAACTCGTCCCAAATCTCGGCGCTCTTTCTCGCGAACAATGCTATCACGCAGATTGAGATTGCCGCCTTTTATCCGCTGCCGCATTTGTTCCAGCTGCATCTTTCTCACAACCAGCTGCGTTCGATACACCCGACTATGTTCAAGAACAACCGCGAACTGCGCTCCCTTTCTTTAGACAGCAATCTGATTGCCGACCTGCTACCGGGGACGTTTCAAGAACTTGTCGAGCTGCGGGACCTGAGACTCGAAAACAATTTGCTGAAGAAAATACGGAAAGGAGTTTTTTATTCGCTCCCAAATCTGCAAGAGCTGCACCTCCAGTTCAACCGAATCGAGACAATCGAAAATGAAGCCTTCCAGAGCCTCGCTAACTTGCAGCATCTCAATCTTCACGGCAACAGGCTGACGGACGTAGGCGACATCCTGAGCCGGTATCCTTCCAGCCTTCGTTCTCTGATCCTGACACAAAACGAAATTAGCAACATGCACACAGACAGCATGAGCGGTCTAAACAAAGTCGATATTCTGTGGCTAGACTGGAACAAGCTCAAGAGGATAAAGAAACAGATATTCCGAGACCTCATCGAAGTGGACCGACTCCACTTGAATCACAATGAAATAATAGCCATCGAGGACGGCGCATTTGAGAGAATGGTAAAGTTGAGGGCTCTTTACCTCGAGTACAACACGTTGAGCCACGTGAACACGGACATGTTTCGAGGCGCCGAAAGCCTCGAAGAGCTCTACCTATCGCATAACAACATCATGGATATTGAACCCCAAACGTTTCAATCGCTCAAGAAACTGCGCATTCTGCACATGTCGCACAACCAAATTTACGTTATAAGAAAGTACATGTTCGAAGGTCAAATACCCCTACAGGAATTGTTTCTTTCGAGCGTGATGGCTGAAGACGTTGAAGCAGGATCGTTCCTTGACCTCTCCTCACTCACTCATCTCGACCTTAGCAATAACAAACTAATTAGTGCTAGGGTTGACTTCTTATACCTACCTAGCGTCAAAGAACTTGACCTTTCGGGTAATAACCTAACAGGGGTTCATGATAACATTTTTTACGGCCTGTCTTCCCTGGAGACCTTGAAAGTTGAGAACACCGAGATAAGCCCAATCACTAGTAAACTTTTTGAGCCACTTTCGCAACTGAGGGTCTTGAATATCAAAGGTAATGCCTTGGATTCTTTGGATGGCACAGAACTGCGAGGTCTTGTGAATGTCACAGAACTACATCTTGACGGAAACAATCTCAGATCTTTGCCACTGGTTTCTGAGTCCCTGCCGAACTTGCAGTTATTGTCACTGTCAGAGAACAAGATAGCTACGATACCGAGCAACGCTTTCAAAGGAAACGTCGAACTTACGAAGATAAACCTCACCGATAACATAATTTCGGCCATAAGCAAAGGTGCATTTCGTGGTTTGCCAAACCTGAAGGTGCTGGACCTCACCCATAATTCGCTTTTCTCAATCAATTCCACAATCACCGATGACCTCGGAACACTTCAGGTCTTGTCCCTCGACGGGAACAACTTCACATTCATTCCGAATTCTCTCCTAACCTCTAACATGGAGGAACTCACGACGCTAACCCTGAACAGGAACCCTCTAATCAGATTTCGTGAAGACTTTACCACCGAAGGAAGCCTACCAGCACTGCGAACTCTAAGCATAGATCACGGCAATATCTCCATCATAGCGTCCAATGATTTTCTGGGCTTCCCTTCTCTCTCCATGCTCTCTCTTCGGCACAATAATATCATAAAGGTATCGCCCGGTGCCTTCAAGCCTTTGAAAAAGCTCCAGGTGCTTGATTTGGGATACAACGCCATAGAAATCTTGCCGTCGGAACGATTCCAGGGCATCGACCACCTGCAG GTGATCAACCTCACGAGGAACAACATTGCGGACGTGAGCAGGTTTGGCACTGACCTGCAACGTTTGGAGCATCTAGACCTGTCATTCAACAAAGTCAGCCGGATTCACGAAGGCGTGTTCAGCAGCGTCTACGGTCTGAAAGGGTTGTGGCTACGCGACAACCAGATCGTCTGGATAGCCGTCAACGCCTTCGCGAACCTAACGGCGCTAGTCAGCTTAGACCTGCGAAACAATCGGCTCGCCTACCTCTCCAGCTCAGTGCTACAACCAATTGAGGTGCGCCTAGGAGAGCTGCTCCTCCACG GGAACCCATTCCACTGCGACTGTCGTCTACTGGGTCTCTGGGAGTGGCTGCAAGACCACCCGCGCCTGAACACGCGGCAACCGAGCTGCGCGCAGCCGGACAAGCTGGCAAACCAGTCTGTCGCCTCACTGCACCCGGTCGACTTCTGCCCGGCGCCCTTGATGACTTCCGCAGAGGTGCGACGCCTCGACCACGACCGCCTTCAGCTCGAGTGGGACGTGCAGAACGGCACGCTCATCGGCGGCTTCCTGGTCACTTACCATGCCACCTCGGAGCCCGCGCCCGCAGCTGGCGCATCTCTCGAGCCGGGCGTGCGCCGCTATGAGGTGGACGGTCTGCGCTCCGAGACCTGGTACACGGTGTGCGTCACCGCTACCGGAAAGTACCTGCGCAGCCTCGGTCGTCCAACGCCCTACACGGCCGACGTGGAGCGGCCCTACGACATGTCCACCAACAACCGCAAGTGTCTACAG